The window TGCAGTTATGAATTTGAAACTGTGGTATTTCGTGTGCAGAATGAGCTGGATTATAGCGGAGAAGAGCCACCAATGTCCCCTAGAGCTCCGTCACAGCATCAGATTCAGTTCACAAATTCCAACTTTCCTTCTTCAGGGTCATCTGGTCCAATAGCTGGTGCACAGATTACTCGGTCTGAGCATTGTGATCAACAACCCAAGAATTCAGTGTTCTCGAATGCTTTGTCAAGCCCCATCCGTCGAAGCCTCCAGAACTACCACATTGCACAGGGAGGAGGATATTATCCAACAGGTGGTCCACCAACGGGAAATGGAACACGCACCAGTAGCGATCCCAACTATGTTCAGCAGCAGAACAGGGATAGTAATCCTGTAAGTTCCAATGATTCTTCAATGGACATTTGATATATGAGGTTTTTAGATGGTAAATGGCTTGCTTGGGTTAAAAAGAATTGGGAAGGTTTTGAAATTACATTACTGTGTTGGTAAATGGAAAATGATTACTTGATACAAGAACAAGAAAAATGCATGATGCTTATGACCGTTTGAAGCGTGAAGAAGATAGCTACTAGGAAGGAAATGGCATAAAGATGAAAGCACCATAACCTAttagt of the Euphorbia lathyris chromosome 7, ddEupLath1.1, whole genome shotgun sequence genome contains:
- the LOC136235362 gene encoding uncharacterized protein — encoded protein: MGKKRKSVATNLDEVDRTMYASFCSAANSLSQLYTQSMNHQKLSFQAGERHGLDKLYQWIWRQQEGGSRVTTVDIVNYIQNELDYSGEEPPMSPRAPSQHQIQFTNSNFPSSGSSGPIAGAQITRSEHCDQQPKNSVFSNALSSPIRRSLQNYHIAQGGGYYPTGGPPTGNGTRTSSDPNYVQQQNRDSNPVSSNDSSMDI